One segment of Anatilimnocola aggregata DNA contains the following:
- a CDS encoding acyl-CoA thioesterase, whose amino-acid sequence MNAGADRDDRKLPLGQLATSELLKGFPVVIDWPVQWGDQDALGHVNNTVYFRWCESARVAYLQRLGLAAWLNPTVLGPILAQIECNYKRQLHFPDSVLIGTRITRLGKTSLSMEHAIVSNAQNAIVAESSSVIVVFNYQTQRPALIPNEVRTAIEGLEGRMLADN is encoded by the coding sequence ATGAATGCTGGAGCAGATCGTGACGACAGAAAACTCCCTCTCGGGCAGCTGGCAACAAGCGAGCTATTAAAGGGTTTTCCGGTCGTAATTGATTGGCCCGTGCAATGGGGCGATCAAGACGCACTCGGTCACGTGAATAACACCGTCTACTTTCGCTGGTGCGAATCAGCGCGAGTTGCCTATCTCCAGCGTTTGGGGCTCGCCGCTTGGCTGAACCCGACCGTACTGGGCCCGATCCTCGCGCAAATCGAGTGTAACTACAAACGGCAGTTGCACTTTCCCGATAGCGTGCTGATCGGTACGCGAATCACCCGTCTGGGTAAAACCAGCCTCTCCATGGAGCACGCGATTGTAAGTAATGCGCAAAACGCCATCGTCGCCGAGTCCTCTTCCGTGATTGTGGTGTTTAACTATCAGACGCAGCGGCCGGCGTTGATTCCCAACGAGGTGCGAACAGCCATCGAAGGGTTAGAAGGTCGCATGTTGGCGGACAATTAG
- the secA gene encoding preprotein translocase subunit SecA, producing MDLLERTWESFGQFFGGLLSGFERGVTAMFGTSNARLIRKMYARVEGINELEPRFQAMSDAELKEQTIKFRQRLKAGESLDDILVEAFAVAREGGRRYLGMRHYDVQMVGGMVLHSGAIAEMVTGEGKTLVATLPAYLNAIEGKGVHVVTVNDYLARRDMEWMAPLYMGLGLTVGAIQSDMEVDERQAAYDCDITYGTNNEFGFDYLRDNMRPAARGDDRFPKPLQQSQKHLNFAIIDEVDNILVDEARTPLIISGPAFQNVAKYAEADRVARQLKRETHFVVNEKDHNVSLTDDGVREAERLAGVESFYTADNMEWPHLIDNALKAHYLYQLDVRYVVKEGKVIIVDEFTGRLMDGRQWSDGLHQAVEAKEGVKIKEETQTLATITLQNFFKLYNKLCGMTGTAMTEASEFWKIYKLDVIAIPTNRGMQRIEFPDAIYRTEKEKFIAVADDIERVHKYDTVVLKTGEELVGLILKETDDNIQYQPKETRDVETIERAKIDHLEYRGRPVLIGTVSIEKSERIAAMLEKRGVKHQVLNAKHHKREADIVAQAGRLGAVTIATNMAGRGTDIILGGNAETMAWAKLQDKYATRLDVPHAEWDALTREIEEKEQMKPEGVKVKELGGLYVIGTERHEARRIDLQLRGRCGRQGDPGSSRFFLSLEDDLMRIFAGQWVKSVLDWLGMKEGERIEHPMVSRRISAVQKKMEERNFEIRKNLLEYDEVMDEQRKRVYRFRQNILDGENCRDVILNMVRKQVNQNVESFLKRDYGPGVFAAFAATRLAATFEARDFNGMDFPAAEMFALSEATRSAETHVQDGLDENLPEGTDEEEWNWEAMAKMANTRWGLNLRDRDLKKVGRDHVAEHIIDLARERIKTVDLTEGKPFLEEDFGYRTVVAWARAKFGLELDLKEIEKLDVSALKKYVVDQAVASYDRKEAEYPIMAGIYRCGGGEKGQLDREALIAWARERFDSSLEVDDLRNKTQAEMLQLLAPLSQRKQQQAEQAIADVKKRVAEAYQNSNGDDGEAKYQPLATWAAETLKSELTAEKMAELDRDELEHQLLIDVEDRYRPEMRRMERSVLLQVVDSMWKDHLLMMDRLRSSVGLMGYAQIDPKVEYKREGMKTFEQMWQSLDDRVTELVFKVEQLNEDFVRSTFQETSARHDSLPGADDELESSQEQTSSGSSGTDTRPEPIRNRGQRVGRNDPCPCGSGKKYKNCHMRMGGGATV from the coding sequence ATGGACTTACTAGAGCGGACCTGGGAATCGTTTGGCCAGTTTTTCGGCGGCCTGCTGTCTGGGTTCGAGCGCGGCGTAACAGCCATGTTCGGTACGTCCAACGCGCGGCTCATTCGCAAGATGTATGCCCGGGTCGAAGGAATTAATGAACTCGAGCCGCGCTTTCAGGCGATGTCCGATGCGGAATTGAAAGAACAGACGATCAAGTTTCGCCAACGGCTGAAAGCGGGCGAGTCGCTCGACGACATCCTCGTCGAAGCCTTTGCCGTCGCCCGCGAAGGTGGCCGCCGCTATCTCGGCATGCGTCACTACGACGTACAAATGGTCGGTGGCATGGTGCTGCACAGTGGTGCCATCGCCGAAATGGTGACTGGTGAAGGCAAGACTCTCGTCGCCACGTTGCCTGCCTATCTGAACGCCATTGAAGGGAAGGGTGTGCACGTCGTTACCGTGAACGACTACCTCGCCCGCCGCGATATGGAATGGATGGCGCCGCTCTATATGGGGCTCGGTCTCACCGTCGGTGCGATTCAAAGCGATATGGAAGTCGACGAGCGTCAAGCGGCCTACGACTGCGATATCACCTACGGCACGAACAACGAGTTTGGCTTCGATTACCTGCGCGATAACATGCGTCCCGCTGCCCGCGGCGACGATCGCTTTCCCAAGCCGCTGCAGCAATCGCAAAAGCATCTTAACTTCGCGATCATCGACGAAGTCGACAACATTCTCGTCGACGAAGCTCGTACTCCGCTCATCATCAGCGGGCCGGCGTTTCAGAATGTTGCCAAGTATGCCGAAGCCGACCGCGTCGCGCGTCAGCTGAAGCGTGAAACGCATTTCGTCGTGAACGAAAAAGATCACAATGTCAGCTTGACTGACGATGGCGTGCGCGAGGCCGAACGGCTGGCCGGCGTCGAGAGCTTTTACACTGCAGACAATATGGAGTGGCCGCATCTTATCGATAACGCCCTCAAGGCTCACTACTTGTATCAGCTCGATGTGCGCTACGTGGTGAAAGAGGGTAAGGTCATCATCGTCGACGAGTTCACGGGCCGCTTGATGGATGGCCGCCAGTGGAGCGATGGTTTGCACCAGGCCGTCGAAGCCAAAGAAGGGGTCAAGATCAAGGAAGAAACGCAGACGCTGGCCACCATCACGCTGCAAAACTTCTTCAAGCTTTACAACAAGCTCTGCGGTATGACTGGCACGGCCATGACCGAAGCCAGCGAATTTTGGAAGATCTACAAGCTCGACGTGATCGCGATTCCGACAAACCGCGGCATGCAGCGGATCGAATTTCCCGATGCCATCTATCGTACCGAAAAGGAAAAGTTCATCGCGGTGGCCGACGACATCGAACGCGTCCACAAGTACGACACGGTCGTGCTCAAGACGGGCGAAGAGCTCGTGGGTCTCATCCTCAAAGAGACCGACGACAATATCCAATATCAGCCCAAGGAAACGCGCGACGTCGAAACGATCGAACGCGCGAAGATCGATCACCTGGAGTATCGCGGCCGGCCGGTACTCATCGGTACCGTCTCGATCGAGAAGAGCGAACGAATTGCCGCGATGCTGGAAAAACGCGGTGTGAAGCACCAGGTGCTCAATGCCAAGCATCACAAGCGCGAAGCCGACATTGTGGCGCAAGCCGGCCGCCTCGGCGCTGTGACCATTGCCACGAACATGGCTGGCCGCGGTACCGACATCATTCTCGGCGGCAATGCCGAAACGATGGCCTGGGCCAAGCTGCAAGACAAGTACGCCACTCGCCTCGACGTGCCGCATGCCGAGTGGGACGCGCTCACGCGCGAGATTGAAGAAAAAGAGCAGATGAAGCCGGAAGGCGTAAAGGTCAAGGAACTCGGCGGCCTGTACGTCATTGGCACCGAGCGCCACGAAGCTCGCCGCATCGACTTGCAACTCCGCGGTCGCTGCGGTCGCCAAGGCGATCCCGGTAGCAGCCGTTTCTTCTTGTCGCTCGAAGATGACCTGATGCGGATCTTCGCCGGCCAATGGGTGAAGTCGGTGCTCGATTGGCTGGGCATGAAGGAAGGCGAGCGAATCGAACACCCGATGGTCAGCCGCCGTATTTCGGCCGTGCAAAAGAAGATGGAAGAGCGGAACTTCGAAATCCGCAAAAACTTGCTCGAATACGACGAAGTAATGGACGAACAGCGGAAGCGGGTTTATCGCTTTCGGCAGAACATTCTCGATGGCGAAAATTGCCGCGATGTCATCCTGAACATGGTTCGCAAGCAAGTGAACCAGAATGTCGAATCGTTCCTGAAACGCGATTATGGTCCGGGTGTCTTCGCCGCCTTTGCCGCCACTCGCCTGGCTGCCACCTTCGAAGCTCGCGATTTCAACGGCATGGACTTCCCTGCTGCCGAAATGTTTGCCCTGAGTGAAGCGACCCGTTCGGCCGAAACGCACGTGCAGGACGGCCTCGATGAAAACTTGCCCGAAGGTACCGATGAAGAGGAATGGAACTGGGAAGCGATGGCCAAAATGGCCAATACTCGCTGGGGTTTGAATCTGCGCGACCGGGACTTGAAGAAGGTCGGCCGCGATCATGTTGCCGAGCATATCATCGACCTCGCTCGCGAGCGCATCAAGACGGTCGATCTGACCGAAGGGAAGCCGTTCCTCGAAGAGGATTTTGGTTATCGCACGGTGGTCGCTTGGGCGCGGGCCAAGTTCGGTCTGGAACTCGATCTCAAGGAAATCGAGAAGCTCGACGTCTCGGCCCTTAAGAAGTACGTGGTCGATCAGGCCGTAGCCTCATACGACCGCAAGGAAGCTGAATATCCGATCATGGCGGGCATCTATCGCTGCGGCGGTGGAGAGAAGGGGCAACTCGATCGCGAAGCCCTCATCGCCTGGGCCCGCGAGCGCTTTGACTCATCGCTCGAAGTTGACGACCTGCGCAATAAGACGCAGGCCGAGATGCTGCAGTTGTTGGCACCTTTGAGCCAACGGAAGCAACAGCAGGCCGAGCAGGCAATTGCAGATGTGAAGAAGCGCGTTGCCGAAGCTTATCAAAACAGCAACGGCGACGATGGCGAAGCCAAGTACCAGCCGCTGGCAACGTGGGCTGCCGAAACGCTTAAATCGGAACTGACCGCGGAAAAGATGGCCGAACTGGATCGCGACGAACTCGAACATCAATTGCTGATCGATGTCGAAGATCGTTATCGCCCCGAGATGCGCCGCATGGAGCGCTCGGTGTTGCTGCAAGTCGTCGATAGCATGTGGAAAGACCACCTGCTGATGATGGACCGCCTGCGCAGCTCGGTGGGGCTGATGGGCTACGCCCAGATCGACCCCAAGGTCGAATACAAACGCGAAGGGATGAAGACCTTCGAGCAGATGTGGCAATCGCTCGACGACCGCGTGACGGAACTTGTCTTCAAGGTCGAACAGCTGAACGAAGACTTCGTCCGCAGCACGTTCCAGGAAACGAGCGCTCGCCACGATTCGCTGCCGGGTGCCGACGACGAACTGGAGAGTTCGCAGGAACAAACGAGCAGCGGTTCGTCCGGTACCGATACGCGGCCCGAACCGATTCGCAATCGCGGCCAGCGTGTTGGGCGGAATGACCCGTGCCCGTGCGGCAGCGGCAAGAAGTACAAGAATTGCCATATGAGAATGGGTGGCGGAGCCACTGTGTAG
- a CDS encoding 3-deoxy-D-manno-octulosonic acid transferase: protein MAYVLNVAYVLLLIAAAPYLLYSRIRHGKYRDGWRQKLWGDVPRRRSRRTPCLWLHAVSVGEVNLLQPLIARWEKSHPDWEIVISTTTQTGYALAQKRYAPRMIFYAPLDFTWSVETSLRIIRPTILVLAELELWPNWIAAAQRAGTKVAVINGRLSAKSFRGYSRIAGWLHSTLAAIDLVAVQNTEYAERFVALGAPAKNVCLTGSMKFDGASMDRGNPATRKLSALAGIQDSDVVLLAGSTQAPEEQIALDVFQKLSPQHPNLKLLITPRHPERFDEVAALLDRSGVRWQRRSRLETAGSDPLARVLLIDVVGELGAWWGACQIAFVGGSLGRRGGQNMIEPAAYGAAISFGPNTWNFKDVVQLLLGKQAAIVVRDAAELQSFVARCLVESTFASHLGQRAKELVLQQQGATDRTVTLLETLAAKNLAPTLPAHPSWKKHENKRRAG from the coding sequence ATGGCCTACGTGCTTAACGTTGCGTACGTGCTGCTGCTCATCGCGGCTGCTCCCTACCTGCTCTACTCACGCATTCGGCACGGCAAATATCGCGATGGCTGGCGACAAAAGCTGTGGGGCGATGTTCCCCGCCGCCGTTCGCGCCGCACGCCCTGCTTGTGGCTGCACGCAGTCAGTGTGGGCGAAGTCAATCTGCTGCAACCGTTGATTGCCCGCTGGGAGAAATCGCATCCCGATTGGGAAATTGTCATCAGCACGACGACGCAAACTGGCTACGCGCTCGCGCAAAAACGATATGCTCCGCGGATGATCTTCTATGCTCCGCTCGACTTCACCTGGTCGGTCGAAACGTCGCTCCGCATCATTCGGCCCACGATTCTCGTCTTGGCCGAACTGGAACTGTGGCCGAACTGGATCGCCGCCGCGCAGCGCGCTGGTACGAAGGTCGCCGTGATCAACGGTCGCCTCAGTGCCAAGAGCTTTCGCGGCTATTCACGCATCGCAGGTTGGCTGCACAGCACGCTGGCAGCAATCGATTTGGTGGCCGTACAGAACACCGAATATGCCGAACGATTTGTGGCATTGGGTGCGCCGGCCAAGAATGTCTGCCTTACCGGCTCGATGAAGTTCGACGGCGCGAGCATGGATCGCGGTAACCCGGCCACGCGCAAACTAAGCGCGCTCGCGGGAATTCAAGACAGCGACGTCGTCCTGCTCGCCGGCAGCACGCAAGCGCCGGAAGAGCAGATCGCGCTCGATGTGTTTCAAAAACTGTCGCCGCAGCATCCGAATCTGAAACTGCTCATTACCCCTCGACATCCCGAGCGATTCGACGAAGTCGCGGCGCTTCTCGACCGTAGCGGGGTGCGTTGGCAGCGTCGATCGCGTCTGGAAACAGCAGGCTCTGATCCGCTTGCGCGCGTGCTGCTCATTGATGTTGTTGGTGAACTGGGAGCTTGGTGGGGCGCTTGCCAGATCGCCTTCGTCGGCGGCAGTCTCGGTCGTCGTGGTGGGCAGAACATGATCGAGCCCGCTGCGTACGGCGCGGCGATTTCATTCGGGCCCAACACCTGGAACTTCAAAGACGTCGTGCAACTGCTGCTCGGCAAACAAGCGGCCATCGTCGTGAGGGATGCGGCCGAACTGCAGTCGTTTGTCGCACGCTGCCTGGTGGAATCAACGTTTGCATCCCATCTAGGTCAGCGGGCAAAGGAATTGGTTCTTCAGCAACAAGGGGCAACGGATCGCACCGTGACACTCTTGGAAACATTGGCGGCGAAGAACCTCGCCCCGACGTTGCCAGCGCATCCCAGCTGGAAGAAGCATGAGAACAAGAGACGAGCGGGGTAG
- a CDS encoding Hsp70 family protein, producing MTAQYVIGIDLGTTNSVLAYAPINAENPQVQLLAIPQLTAPGSIEKRNTLPSFLYLAPEHEATGGALDLPWQNGQTQVAGELARKQAADAPQRTVTAAKSWLCHSKVDRHQPILPWNAPAEVAKVSPVAASKRYLEHLRSAWEEAFPDAPLASQQVVLTVPASFDAAARELTREAALAAGLPQSLVLLEEPQAAVYAWLTSMGERWRRALKVGDTLLVCDVGGGTTDLTLVGVAEERGELMLRRIAVGDHLLVGGDNMDLALAHFVAGKFADKGTKLDPWQSVSLWHACRTAKETLLPEEGPKKHPVSVLGRGSKLIGGTVTVEVERASAADLLLEGFFPKTALGDKPARRRQSGFQEIGLPFESDTAVTRHLAAFLSAHGADGTAVQPTHVLFNGGVFKAAPFRNRLMEVLADWAPSKPAKILEGEQDLDHAVARGAAYYGWAKLHGGVRIRGGTARSYYVGIETAGLAIPGAPRPLRALCVVPFGMEEGTSVDVPSGEIGLVVGEPATFRFFSSPTRKTDKPGDLLSSWDDEELAETDSLEAALPKEDDTQDDYVPVRFQSNLTELGVFELWCAGTRNTNSEAPQRWKLEFSVRKDADA from the coding sequence GTGACCGCTCAATATGTCATCGGCATCGATCTGGGTACCACCAACAGCGTGCTCGCCTATGCACCGATTAACGCCGAAAATCCGCAGGTGCAACTCCTCGCGATTCCGCAGTTAACTGCGCCAGGTTCAATTGAAAAGCGCAATACGCTCCCCTCATTCCTCTATCTGGCCCCCGAACACGAAGCAACTGGCGGCGCGCTCGATCTTCCCTGGCAGAATGGCCAAACGCAGGTCGCCGGCGAGCTAGCGCGTAAGCAGGCTGCCGATGCCCCTCAACGAACGGTGACTGCCGCCAAGAGTTGGCTTTGCCACAGCAAGGTCGATCGTCATCAGCCCATCCTTCCCTGGAACGCGCCGGCCGAAGTGGCCAAGGTCTCGCCGGTTGCTGCCTCCAAGCGATACCTCGAACATCTTCGTTCGGCCTGGGAAGAAGCCTTTCCGGATGCCCCACTGGCCAGTCAACAAGTCGTCCTCACTGTTCCCGCTTCGTTCGATGCCGCCGCCCGTGAACTCACGCGCGAAGCAGCCCTGGCAGCTGGCTTGCCGCAGAGTCTGGTACTGCTCGAAGAACCGCAAGCTGCCGTCTATGCCTGGCTGACGAGCATGGGCGAACGTTGGCGCCGCGCACTCAAAGTGGGCGATACCCTACTGGTCTGCGACGTCGGCGGTGGGACGACCGATCTCACGCTCGTCGGTGTGGCCGAAGAACGTGGCGAACTGATGCTGCGGCGGATTGCCGTCGGCGATCACTTGCTCGTCGGTGGCGACAACATGGATCTGGCCCTCGCCCACTTCGTGGCCGGCAAGTTCGCCGACAAGGGAACCAAGCTCGATCCCTGGCAATCGGTCTCGCTCTGGCATGCCTGCCGCACGGCGAAAGAAACGTTGTTACCCGAAGAAGGGCCGAAAAAGCATCCCGTAAGTGTGCTCGGCCGCGGCAGCAAACTGATCGGCGGTACAGTGACCGTCGAAGTCGAACGTGCCAGTGCCGCTGACTTGTTGTTAGAAGGCTTCTTCCCGAAAACCGCACTCGGCGATAAACCGGCACGCCGTCGGCAATCGGGCTTTCAAGAAATCGGCTTGCCGTTTGAATCCGATACTGCGGTGACGCGTCACCTCGCGGCGTTTCTATCGGCGCACGGTGCGGATGGAACCGCGGTGCAACCGACGCACGTTCTGTTCAACGGCGGCGTCTTTAAAGCTGCTCCATTCCGCAATCGGCTGATGGAAGTTCTTGCCGACTGGGCCCCGAGCAAGCCCGCCAAGATTCTGGAAGGAGAGCAAGACCTCGATCATGCCGTGGCCCGCGGGGCTGCCTACTACGGCTGGGCCAAGCTGCACGGCGGCGTTCGCATCCGCGGCGGCACCGCTCGCTCGTATTACGTAGGGATCGAGACCGCCGGCCTCGCCATTCCCGGCGCGCCGCGTCCGCTGCGAGCACTCTGCGTCGTGCCATTCGGCATGGAGGAAGGAACCAGCGTGGATGTCCCTTCGGGCGAGATTGGTCTCGTCGTCGGCGAACCCGCGACATTCCGTTTCTTCAGTTCCCCCACGCGCAAGACCGACAAACCTGGTGACCTACTCAGCTCGTGGGATGACGAAGAACTGGCCGAGACTGATTCGCTCGAAGCCGCCTTGCCCAAAGAAGACGACACCCAGGACGACTATGTTCCCGTTCGGTTTCAATCGAACCTGACCGAACTTGGCGTCTTCGAACTTTGGTGCGCTGGCACTCGCAACACCAACAGCGAAGCACCCCAGCGCTGGAAACTCGAATTTAGCGTGCGCAAAGATGCTGACGCGTGA
- a CDS encoding DUF2760 domain-containing protein yields MGRIGVAFRAFFKALFDAASAARIDAALAGQALPAVTAGYETLPKENVAVKTPSTPKRSEALTLLAALQREARLIDLIQEPLGDYSDEQIGAAARNVLRDSAGVIERFFALKRVTTQAEGDTAEVPAGYDPARYRLVGNVAGNGPYKGSLTHAGWEAKHVNLPAWTGSNNSALVVAPAEVEI; encoded by the coding sequence ATGGGACGAATCGGAGTGGCCTTTCGGGCCTTCTTCAAGGCTCTTTTTGATGCTGCATCGGCGGCCAGAATCGATGCTGCGCTCGCCGGCCAGGCGTTGCCCGCCGTCACCGCTGGCTACGAGACGTTGCCGAAAGAAAACGTGGCAGTGAAGACTCCGTCCACACCGAAACGGAGCGAAGCCCTCACGCTGCTGGCCGCCTTGCAGCGTGAGGCCCGCTTGATCGACCTGATTCAAGAGCCACTGGGTGATTATTCCGACGAGCAAATCGGGGCTGCCGCTCGCAACGTGCTGCGGGATTCTGCGGGTGTTATCGAGCGTTTCTTCGCGCTCAAGCGAGTCACCACCCAGGCCGAAGGCGATACCGCCGAAGTCCCTGCGGGGTACGATCCGGCCCGCTACCGGCTCGTGGGAAATGTCGCCGGCAATGGCCCGTATAAAGGAAGCCTCACCCATGCGGGCTGGGAAGCCAAGCACGTGAATCTGCCCGCCTGGACCGGCAGCAACAACTCAGCCCTCGTCGTCGCCCCTGCCGAAGTGGAGATTTAA